In a single window of the Papaver somniferum cultivar HN1 chromosome 8, ASM357369v1, whole genome shotgun sequence genome:
- the LOC113303560 gene encoding protein MLN51 homolog → MVEKGDEEEQEYESDPEEAPLPLTMRRREASDDEEGEEEDSRMDRRRGGGVVGVSDGESDGQGGVDDYESEEEESEIEEEEEEEEYVAERERVTSGNDGNEVSGGVLESGGGGGGDNGDGEGEESVDKVEGEGEKKENEPFAVPTAGAFYMHDDRFRESSGGGGRHRRTLGGRKLWESKDDRKWGHDKFEELSLQEPKNDKERKRGAYRGGRGKKRGTDRGYVRTNRIRNYDDNNDQNSVPKSVKGRGPRKYEPSARNNGDAPPNQNKHSGRTYETTMSNSNSGRTSNHTHQNAQSNPAAPRKHVFASSLSSASPPFYPSGSSNQDVIVAQKRDVQAGPSEKFSVPHANSLARGKSVVDPIVKGRQYINEPVRPLVGKFSNMQLQSSGSSRVSSNQTPQYRPKVKSPEVVAQHNYQSTSSPNHGNIGSMQYAVVQQKPVNPVQPGSQASSPPKGSSTNSSEPGETESPTGSSKSKTALVSKGKGSAQGSGRGTFLYNGAQVVGAAGNMGVAHSDQKYPGTPALLPVMQFAGQHNGGLGVPAVGMALPGYVAQPQLGFGNSEMTWVPVLANAAGALGAPYCSPYLPVDGTYYAQPSGQTSSSASRDVSTNKQNIDWKPPAERPELANDEFGQRQNKSRRYSEMSFGQ, encoded by the exons atggtggaaaagggagatgaagaagaacaagagtatGAAAGTGATCCAGAAGAAGCACCGTTACCATtaacgatgagaagaagagaagcaagtgatgatgaagaaggagaagaagaagattcgaGAATGGatcgaagaagaggaggaggagttGTTGGTGTTTCAGATGGTGAATCAGATGGTCAAGGAGGTGTTGATGATTATGAGTCTGAGGAAGAGGAATCGGAAatcgaggaggaggaggaagaggaagagtaTGTAGCTGAGAGGGAAAGAGTTACCAGTGGTAATGATGGGAATGAGGTTTCTGGTGGTGTTTTGgaatctggtggtggtggtggtggtgataatggtGATGGGGAGGGTGAAGAATCAGTGGATAAAGTTGAAGGAGAAGGTGAGAAGAAAGAGAATGAACCATTTGCTGTTCCTACTGCTGGTGCTTTTTATATGCACGATGATCGTTTTCGAgaaagtagtggtggtggtggtcgtcacAG GCGTACTCTTGGTGGGAGGAAATTGTGGGAATCCAAAGATGACAGGAAATGGGGGCATGATAAATTTGAAGAACTGAGTTTGCAAGAACCAAAAAATGACAAG GAAAGGAAAAGAGGTGCTTATAGGGGGGGTCGTGGAAAGAAACGAGGTACTGATCGTGGGTATGTTAGAACAAACAGGATCAGAAACTATGATGACAATAATGATCAAAATAGTGTCCCGAAGAGTGTGAAAGGAAGAGGTCCCAGAAAATATGAACCTTCTGCGAGGAATAATGGTGATGCTCCACCAAATCAGAACAAACA TTCTGGAAGGACTTATGAGACAACAATGAGTAATAGTAATTCAGGGAGGACATCCAACCACACACACCAAAATGCTCAGTCTAATCCTGCTGCTCCGCGTAAACATGTTTTTGCGTCAAGCTTAAGCTCTGCTTCTCCTCCATTTTATCCTTCTGGTTCTTCCAATCAAGATGTGATAGTAGCACAGAAAAGAGATGTGCAAGCTGGACCTTCTGAGAAGTTCTCAGTGCCTCATGCCAATTCTTTGGCCAGAGGAAAATCTGTTGTGGATCCTATTGTGAAGGGCAGGCAGTATATCAACGAGCCTGTTCGACCACTTGTTGGGAAATTTTCCAATATGCAGTTACAGTCATCTGGATCTTCGAGAGTGAGTTCAAATCAAACTCCACAATATAGGCCTAAAGTAAAGAGTCCAGAGGTTGTGGCACAACATAACTATCAATCAACCTCTTCTCCCAACCATGGCAACATAGGTTCTATGCAGTATGCTGTTGTTCAACAGAAGCCTGTAAACCCAGTTCAGCCTGGTTCTCAAGCATCCTCTCCACCTAAAGGGTCGTCGACGAACTCATCTGAACCTGGAGAGACAGAATCTCCAACAGGATCCAGTAAATCCAAGACTGCGCTTGTTAGTAAAGGAAAAGGTAGCGCTCAAGGAAGTGGGAGGGGTACTTTTCTCTACAATGGAGCGCAGGTTGTTGGAGCAGCTGGGAACATGGGTGTTGCACATAGTGATCAAAAATATCCTGGCACTCCAGCGCTTTTGCCAG TTATGCAATTTGCGGGACAGCACAATGGTGGCCTTGGAGTCCCTGCTGTTGGTATGGCACTTCCTGGATATGTTGCCCAACCACAACTCGGATTTGGGAATTCTGAGATGACTTG GGTACCAGTCCTGGCAAATGCTGCTGGTGCTTTAGGGGCACCGTACTGTTCGCCCTATTTACCTGTTGATGGTACTTATTATGCTCAGCCATCAGgacaaacatcttcatctgccTCAAG AGATGTGAGTACGAATAAACAAAATATTGACTGGAAGCCTCCAGCAGAAAGACCTG AGCTCGCGAACGATGAATTTGGGCAGCGACAGAACAAGTCTCGCAG ATATTCGGAGATGAGCTTTGGCCAGTGA
- the LOC113303561 gene encoding protein SODIUM POTASSIUM ROOT DEFECTIVE 2-like, translating into MGKLTFGKVLDCFCVSPKGSSSCFCINSLEALEDDDFDRKPLIGKERSHQLMKLGDLVNGTQTLASQLKPKMVELRVSMHCNGCAKKVEKHISKMDGVISYQVDLENKKVVVIGHVFPYEVLESVSKVKNAKIWTSPYVN; encoded by the exons ATGGGGAAGCTAACATTTGGCAAAGTGTTGGATTGTTTTTGTGTGTCACCTAAAGGTTCAAGCTCTTGTTTTTGTATAAACTCTTTAGAAGCACtggaagatgatgattttgataGAAAGCCGTTGATTGGGAAAGAAAGAAGTCACCAGTTGATGAAATTGGGAGATCTTGTTAATGGAACACAAACTTTAGCTTCTCAACTAAAACCAAAG ATGGTGGAGCTAAGGGTTTCAATGCATTGTAATGGTTGtgcaaaaaaagttgaaaaacacaTCTCAAAGATGGATG GAGTGATATCTTATCAAGTGGACTTGGAAaacaagaaggtggtggtgataggGCATGTTTTTCCATATGAAGTGTTGGAGAGTGTATCCAAGGTGAAGAATGCAAAGATATGGACATCTCCTTATGTCAATTGA
- the LOC113306232 gene encoding uncharacterized protein LOC113306232: MEEIQLQELESSTTSSNGRSNIFTCEICVEIVPVDRQFKSMEMSRCLHPYCTATSCWTFPYANLLSLMESSKSGAVFLPQRIVIVPPTKLLNQTVPIAKSSSVSENHQCRRHESIIDIDSNDVLFMEMVKDKRLVRCPNCFRYVERNGGCSSVKCSIKKGPLWET; encoded by the exons ATGGAGGAAATTCAACTGCAAGAACTCGAAAGCTCTACTACTTCCTCTAATGGTCGTAGCAATATTTTCACCTGTGAAATCTGTGTGGAAATAGTTCCAGTGGACAGGCAATTCAAGAGCATGGAGATGAGTAGATGCTTGCATCCGTATTGTACTGCAACATCATGCTGGACGTTTCCTTATGCCAATCTGCTCTCCCTAATGGAGTCTTCGAAAAGTGGTGCCGTGTTCTTG CCTCAACGAATAGTAATAGTACCTCCAACAAAATTACTAAATCAAACTGTCCCAATTGCAAAAAGCTCTTCTGTTTCGGAAAATCATCAATGTAGAAGACATGAAAGTATAATTGATATTGATAGTAACGATGTTTTGTTCATGGAGATGGTTAAGGACAAGAGATTGGTGCGATGTCCAAATTGCTTCCGATATGTTGAGCGTAACGGGGGTTGTTCTTCCGTCAAATGCAg TATAAAAAAGGGCCCTTTATGGGAAACGTGA
- the LOC113304645 gene encoding probable E3 ubiquitin-protein ligase RNF217, which yields MEEIQLQELEISTTSGNGPNCFTCEICVQIVPVNRQFKSMEMIGCLHPYCTDCVAIYIQEKVIEYNMSEIKCANPDCNVILDASLCQSALPNGVFEKWCRVLCESAVLLDSSKGGIAYGRSYCPSRDCSELILNECVRASASTSSNNITASNCPNCKNLFCFHCMVPWTENHRCRRHETVIDIDSNDVLFMEMVKRRGLVRCPNCFRFVEHKGGCALIKCRCQTRFCYNCGRTRCVCKCDWCGWLLDIFQILLVILLLYFIIYK from the exons ATGGAGGAAATTCAACTGCAAGAACTCGAAATCTCTACTACTTCCGGTAATGGTCCCAATTGTTTCACTTGCGAAATTTGTGTACAGATAGTTCCGGTGAACAGGCAATTCAAGAGCATGGAGATGATTGGATGCTTGCATCCTTACTGTACTGATTGTGTCGCAATATATATTCAAGAAAAGGTAATCGAATACAACATGTCTGAGATAAAGTGCGCTAATCCCGACTGCAATGTTATATTGGACGCTTCTTTGTGCCAATCTGCCCTCCCTAACGGAGTCTTTGAGAAGTGGTGCCGTGTTCTTTGTGAATCAGCAGTACTTTTGGATTCATCGAAAGGCGGGATAGCGTACGGACGATCTTATTGTCCTTCTCGAGATTGTTCTGAGTTGATCTTAAACGAGTGTGTTAGAGCTTCAGCCTCAACTAGCTCCAACAACATTACTGCATCAAACTGCCCGAACTGCAAAAACCTCTTCTGTTTTCATTGTATGGTTCCATGGACGGAGAATCATAGATGTAGAAGACATGAAACGGTAATTGATATTGATAGTAACGATGTTTTGTTCATGGAGATGGTTAAGCGCAGGGGATTGGTACGATGTCCAAATTGCTTCCGTTTTGTTGAACATAAAGGAGGTTGTGCTCTCATCAAATGCAG GTGTCAAACCAGATTTTGCTACAACTGTGGAAGGACGAGATGTGTATGCAAGTGCGACTGGTGCGGGTGGTTGTTGGATATTTTTCAGATATTACTCGTCATCTTGTTACTCTATTTCATAATCTACAAATGA